A stretch of the uncultured Desulfobacter sp. genome encodes the following:
- a CDS encoding M48 family metalloprotease translates to MFSNFIYFLAALVIYTTSELFDEPSGFDPGAIGFCLASTAVFALVCRIYFNRLAVHGQSLPAQDIDQRVNTAVSRLSIAALVLFAVNIYGFRVNHLLYDVAVFQWVPTLGALLFLGLFLFYLILIWNFAYKIQKRFFTASLTKKSFILSNVAFCLPAMLPWCFLSLLADFLGLLPFEGLNRFLNSTAGEVIYILFFVIVISVFGPVLIQRLWGCRPLAPGFDRQRIEKTCQMADLRYRDILVWNLFGGGMITAGVMGIVGRFRYILVTPALLACLDDDEVQGVILHEIGHVYHRHMVFYLFFFAGFIACNFVFFEPLMFIIYLINPLYGGVAFWGFNQDTVHAAIICLVLIGLFILYFRFVFGLFMRHFERQADLHIFKYTDSPSALISTFYKIASLSRQSIDKPNWHHFSIGQRIRFLEKCRMNPGMIQNHHRKVKKMITGYLLAVGIIFLIGYSVSYGWLNTPFTQFVAGKILNRQLELDPDNSDLYVQVGDFYYDARQYEKAIVAYENVLKIDPANVHALNNLAWLLVTCPDKAFRNAARSLDLSSRAVDITRQAYVLDTYAEALYVNNHKARALAVAKQAFEISTDRKEYYRAQVIRFETALQN, encoded by the coding sequence TTGTTTTCAAATTTTATATATTTTCTGGCAGCTCTGGTCATTTACACCACGTCGGAACTGTTTGACGAACCTTCTGGGTTTGATCCCGGGGCCATTGGGTTCTGCCTGGCCTCAACGGCTGTTTTTGCACTGGTCTGCCGGATTTATTTCAATCGCCTGGCAGTCCATGGGCAGTCTCTACCGGCACAGGATATTGACCAGCGGGTGAACACTGCTGTTTCACGGCTTTCCATTGCAGCGCTGGTGCTGTTTGCCGTAAATATTTATGGATTCCGTGTGAATCATCTTTTGTATGATGTTGCGGTTTTCCAATGGGTGCCTACCCTGGGGGCGTTGCTGTTTCTTGGATTATTTCTTTTTTATCTGATTTTGATATGGAATTTTGCCTATAAGATTCAGAAGCGTTTTTTTACGGCTTCTTTGACCAAAAAAAGTTTTATCCTTTCCAATGTTGCCTTTTGTCTGCCCGCGATGCTGCCCTGGTGTTTTCTGTCTCTTTTAGCAGACTTTTTGGGGCTTTTACCCTTTGAAGGACTGAATCGTTTTTTAAACTCCACGGCCGGAGAGGTGATTTACATCCTTTTTTTTGTCATTGTCATCTCTGTGTTTGGACCCGTCCTGATCCAGCGTTTATGGGGCTGTCGCCCCCTGGCTCCCGGGTTTGATAGGCAGCGCATTGAAAAAACCTGCCAAATGGCTGATCTTAGATACAGGGATATTTTGGTATGGAATCTGTTTGGCGGTGGCATGATTACTGCCGGTGTTATGGGAATTGTCGGTCGATTCCGATATATTCTGGTGACACCGGCGCTGCTTGCTTGTCTGGATGATGATGAGGTCCAAGGTGTGATTCTGCATGAAATCGGTCATGTCTATCATCGGCACATGGTTTTTTATCTGTTTTTCTTCGCCGGATTTATAGCCTGTAATTTTGTTTTTTTTGAGCCCTTAATGTTTATAATTTATTTAATAAACCCCTTGTATGGAGGGGTGGCTTTTTGGGGGTTCAATCAGGATACAGTCCATGCGGCTATCATCTGTCTGGTACTCATCGGTTTGTTTATTCTCTATTTCCGGTTTGTTTTTGGTCTGTTCATGCGGCATTTTGAGCGTCAGGCTGATCTGCATATTTTTAAATATACAGATTCACCATCAGCATTGATCTCAACCTTTTACAAGATTGCATCCCTAAGCCGCCAATCCATTGACAAACCAAACTGGCATCATTTCAGCATCGGACAGCGTATTCGTTTTTTGGAAAAGTGCCGGATGAATCCGGGAATGATTCAAAACCACCATAGGAAAGTGAAAAAAATGATTACCGGATATCTACTTGCTGTCGGTATCATTTTTTTGATTGGGTATAGTGTGAGTTATGGCTGGCTGAATACCCCTTTTACCCAATTTGTTGCCGGAAAAATTTTAAACCGTCAGCTTGAGCTTGATCCCGATAATTCTGATTTATATGTGCAGGTGGGTGATTTTTATTATGATGCCCGGCAATATGAGAAGGCAATCGTGGCCTATGAAAATGTTTTAAAAATTGATCCGGCTAATGTCCATGCGTTAAATAACCTGGCCTGGCTTCTGGTTACATGCCCGGATAAAGCGTTTCGAAATGCGGCCAGGTCCCTGGATCTTTCCAGCCGGGCTGTGGATATAACAAGGCAAGCATATGTATTGGATACCTATGCCGAAGCGCTGTATGTGAATAATCATAAAGCCCGGGCATTGGCCGTTGCAAAGCAAGCCTTTGAGATCTCGACCGATAGAAAAGAATATTACAGGGCGCAGGTCATACGATTTGAAACAGCACTGCAGAACTGA
- a CDS encoding iron-sulfur cluster assembly scaffold protein, with translation MVTEITIQDSERKMLSEAGYGEPAIDYYLGKKHMGSIEDANQISFKVGSCGDTMKIYLKVDEHEIVQDAKYEIAGCAGAISAAMATVDLVKGKTIEQALKINDGDVFRVLESIPEKKHHCIQLAVKTMHQGLEEFQTAHVS, from the coding sequence GTGGTCACAGAAATTACAATACAGGATTCAGAACGTAAAATGCTGTCCGAAGCCGGGTATGGTGAGCCGGCAATTGACTATTATCTTGGAAAAAAACATATGGGTTCCATTGAAGATGCGAATCAAATTTCCTTTAAAGTCGGCTCTTGCGGTGATACAATGAAAATCTATCTAAAGGTCGATGAACACGAAATTGTGCAAGATGCTAAATATGAGATCGCAGGATGTGCAGGGGCTATCTCTGCAGCAATGGCGACAGTGGATCTTGTAAAGGGAAAAACCATTGAGCAGGCTTTAAAAATTAATGATGGAGATGTTTTCAGGGTTCTTGAAAGTATACCGGAAAAAAAGCATCACTGCATCCAACTGGCAGTCAAGACAATGCACCAGGGACTTGAGGAGTTTCAAACAGCGCACGTTTCTTAA
- a CDS encoding KH domain-containing protein, which produces MKELIKLMAKALVDDPEQVDVQEIKAQQTLVLELRVAKEDLGKVIGRKGRTAQAMRTILACASAKEQKRVILEIVE; this is translated from the coding sequence ATGAAAGAGTTGATTAAACTTATGGCGAAAGCGCTGGTTGATGATCCTGAACAGGTTGACGTACAAGAGATCAAAGCTCAGCAGACCCTTGTGTTGGAATTGCGGGTGGCTAAAGAAGACTTAGGAAAAGTGATCGGAAGAAAAGGCAGGACCGCCCAGGCCATGCGCACCATTCTTGCCTGTGCCTCTGCAAAGGAACAAAAAAGGGTCATTCTGGAGATTGTTGAATGA
- a CDS encoding ABC transporter substrate binding protein — translation MQIFRKIFCLILFFSLLSSVSVMAADKGDFSIKPSTNNGKKWRIGYFEGGEYINYQLNFLGIVRGLMDMGWMEKNKIPDQPGEQTAQLWQWLANSTESRYIEFVKDAHYTGRWDTPRIEKMVPKIISRLNSKKDIDLIIAAGTKAGLKLATNAHKVPTLVISTTDPLAAGIIESVEDSGFDHVHARVDPYRHERQIQLFYDIIKFNKLGIAYMDTDQGRSTAALDSVKKVADERRFKIVPCFTTDESVDVRKDEESVKRCFAALGKSADAIYVTTQNGVNADSIPELVSIANKYRIPTFTQSHSEQVKYGFLMSISRANFQYVGRFYAKTMAKIFNGAKPRDIGQLFEDPPKIAINLKTAELIGYDPPVDVLSAADEIFEDIEIPKR, via the coding sequence ATGCAAATATTTAGAAAGATTTTTTGTTTAATACTGTTTTTTTCCCTGCTTTCTTCTGTTTCGGTCATGGCTGCAGATAAGGGTGATTTCAGCATAAAACCGAGTACGAATAATGGCAAAAAATGGCGCATTGGATATTTTGAGGGTGGAGAATATATTAATTATCAACTCAATTTTCTGGGGATTGTCAGGGGATTGATGGATATGGGATGGATGGAAAAAAACAAAATTCCGGATCAGCCCGGTGAGCAGACCGCTCAATTGTGGCAGTGGTTGGCAAACAGCACTGAGAGCCGGTACATTGAATTTGTCAAGGATGCGCATTACACGGGTCGCTGGGACACGCCGCGTATTGAGAAGATGGTGCCGAAAATTATTTCCCGTCTGAATAGTAAAAAGGATATTGATCTGATCATTGCCGCCGGCACTAAAGCGGGGCTCAAGCTTGCCACAAATGCGCACAAAGTGCCTACCCTTGTTATTTCAACCACGGATCCCCTGGCTGCCGGGATTATTGAAAGTGTTGAAGATTCAGGTTTCGATCATGTCCATGCCCGGGTTGATCCCTATCGCCATGAGCGTCAGATACAGCTCTTTTATGATATTATTAAATTCAACAAACTTGGTATTGCTTATATGGATACTGATCAGGGCCGTAGTACTGCAGCACTGGATAGTGTTAAAAAAGTGGCCGATGAACGCAGGTTTAAAATTGTTCCCTGTTTCACCACAGATGAAAGCGTAGATGTCAGAAAAGACGAGGAGAGTGTAAAAAGATGCTTTGCGGCTTTAGGGAAAAGCGCTGACGCTATTTATGTTACTACCCAGAACGGTGTAAATGCTGACAGTATTCCTGAGCTTGTGAGTATCGCCAATAAATACCGGATTCCTACGTTTACCCAGTCCCATTCCGAGCAGGTGAAATATGGATTTTTAATGAGCATCTCCAGGGCAAATTTTCAATATGTCGGTCGGTTTTATGCCAAGACTATGGCTAAGATATTTAACGGCGCTAAACCCAGGGATATAGGGCAGTTGTTTGAAGACCCACCCAAAATTGCCATTAATTTAAAAACGGCTGAATTGATCGGTTATGATCCGCCTGTTGATGTTTTAAGTGCGGCGGATGAGATATTTGAGGATATTGAAATCCCTAAAAGATAA
- a CDS encoding MFS transporter has product MIQWGKNRSRIHLFLGVFIMLVLALGFNILLTSATLEKLYVDTFISKNNVMAQDLQRNLETALRFGKSIDKFIGMDKLILETRQHMASQQGEAEKFATNKNDIIIFITYPDGHILYSSETQVVGTDLPDAVRLSIIKGTKKPVKSNSIKYEGVYYLSLPVKQFSPSKWVATVTVAFSQKQIKSMLRAIVMKNIDLIAVVLFIAMALLFICLQSLPLNPHKSKKTLGRIKLKISAAFFVIICLAQITLSLFNLFEFKNHFLNASTQKSLVISKLLKQDIEYLLAKGLDIRRLIKLDQKLADVIAVSPELDSITISDDKSAPLYSATQHGMYNWTNAEKNKLSDSETLFLKIDPNYTVTQNLLSTQKLKTGELAGKLTIHISKDYLFNKLESIALDSITVLGISIFFFVELLILELQLIERRITQKTRTQRRQVHYTSIRPVAFMLFFGVDTCISFLPLHMAALYNPSAPLLGLSQNIIMGLPISTQMLFTSISLLISGAWCDKRGWAEPFLIGLFLSGTGFICAWLAPSSLYFLIALGLVGMGYGLSLMAAQGFVIAYTTYRNSAQGMAQLWAGVYAGSICGGATGAMLADRIGYAPVFLVGGTIVLLLIVYTFFIMNDALKYPKPNVRAHSSTPTNQTRPTTRAPSVFSFLFNRKIFALIVFYGLPWYIVLIGFMNYYSPIYLKGIGVSQSNIGRIFMIYGICLMYVSPHISKLVGRSKDKKQYLVMGSFIGSLSIVNFYFFKDVSGIISVTVSIFLLGLSACLIPVRSAYVLDFQITKQLGGGIAIGVLNAVLRLGQVTGPILFGWLFITLGSDSGIAVTAAAYLIFTLIFIFIG; this is encoded by the coding sequence ATGATTCAATGGGGAAAAAACAGATCTCGGATTCACCTGTTTTTGGGTGTCTTTATCATGCTGGTGCTGGCACTGGGGTTCAACATTCTTTTAACTTCTGCAACCCTTGAAAAACTGTATGTAGACACCTTTATTTCCAAAAACAATGTAATGGCACAGGATCTTCAGCGCAACCTGGAAACAGCGCTTCGATTCGGCAAAAGCATCGATAAATTCATTGGGATGGACAAACTGATCCTGGAAACCCGGCAGCATATGGCCTCTCAACAGGGGGAAGCAGAAAAATTCGCCACGAATAAAAATGATATTATTATTTTCATTACCTACCCGGATGGACATATTTTATATAGTAGCGAAACACAGGTTGTGGGTACAGACCTGCCTGATGCCGTTCGACTGTCAATAATCAAGGGCACAAAAAAACCTGTTAAAAGCAACTCGATAAAATATGAAGGCGTATATTATCTTTCCTTGCCGGTGAAACAATTTTCGCCTTCAAAATGGGTGGCGACGGTAACGGTTGCTTTCAGCCAAAAACAGATAAAATCCATGTTGCGCGCCATCGTAATGAAAAATATTGACCTGATTGCGGTGGTGCTTTTCATTGCCATGGCACTTTTATTCATATGCCTGCAATCTTTACCTCTGAATCCCCACAAATCTAAAAAAACGTTAGGACGAATCAAACTTAAAATCTCTGCGGCTTTTTTTGTTATCATCTGCCTGGCCCAGATCACTTTGAGCCTGTTCAATCTGTTTGAATTCAAAAACCATTTTCTGAATGCCTCCACCCAGAAAAGTCTTGTTATATCTAAATTGTTAAAACAGGATATTGAATATTTACTGGCAAAGGGCCTGGATATCCGGCGGCTGATAAAATTGGACCAAAAGCTGGCTGATGTCATTGCCGTCTCTCCTGAACTTGACAGCATTACCATATCCGATGACAAGTCAGCGCCACTTTACTCCGCCACCCAGCACGGTATGTATAACTGGACAAACGCAGAAAAAAACAAACTTTCAGACAGCGAAACGCTTTTTTTGAAAATTGACCCAAACTACACCGTCACCCAGAACCTGCTTAGCACACAGAAATTAAAAACCGGTGAATTGGCCGGCAAACTGACCATTCATATTTCAAAAGACTATTTGTTCAATAAACTTGAATCAATCGCCCTGGATTCCATCACAGTGCTTGGGATCTCTATTTTCTTTTTTGTGGAACTGCTGATCCTTGAACTCCAGCTTATTGAACGCCGGATTACACAAAAGACACGTACGCAAAGAAGGCAGGTGCATTACACATCCATCCGTCCGGTGGCGTTCATGCTTTTTTTCGGGGTAGATACCTGTATTTCGTTTCTTCCCCTCCACATGGCCGCATTGTACAACCCATCTGCGCCATTACTGGGGCTTTCCCAAAATATAATCATGGGCCTTCCCATTTCCACGCAGATGCTGTTCACCTCCATATCATTACTGATATCAGGTGCATGGTGTGACAAACGAGGCTGGGCTGAACCCTTTCTGATCGGGCTGTTTCTATCCGGGACAGGGTTTATCTGTGCCTGGCTTGCACCATCTTCTTTGTACTTTCTTATTGCTTTAGGTCTGGTAGGCATGGGTTACGGCCTGTCTTTGATGGCGGCCCAGGGATTTGTCATTGCATATACCACATATAGAAACAGTGCCCAGGGTATGGCCCAGCTGTGGGCCGGGGTATATGCAGGCAGTATCTGTGGTGGCGCTACCGGCGCAATGCTGGCGGATCGTATCGGTTATGCCCCGGTCTTTCTGGTGGGCGGCACGATTGTGCTGCTGCTGATCGTGTATACCTTTTTCATCATGAACGATGCTCTCAAGTACCCAAAACCAAATGTCCGGGCACATAGCTCCACTCCGACAAATCAAACGCGTCCTACAACCCGGGCCCCCTCGGTATTCAGTTTCCTGTTCAATCGTAAAATTTTCGCACTCATCGTATTTTACGGGCTTCCCTGGTATATCGTGCTTATCGGTTTTATGAATTATTACAGCCCCATCTACCTGAAAGGCATTGGCGTTTCCCAGTCCAATATCGGCCGGATTTTTATGATTTACGGCATTTGTTTAATGTATGTATCGCCCCATATTTCGAAACTTGTGGGCCGGTCCAAAGACAAAAAACAATACCTTGTCATGGGCAGTTTCATCGGCAGTCTGAGCATTGTCAATTTTTATTTTTTCAAAGACGTCTCCGGTATTATATCCGTTACGGTCTCCATCTTTCTTCTAGGACTTTCCGCCTGCCTTATTCCGGTCAGAAGTGCATATGTGCTAGATTTTCAAATCACCAAACAACTGGGTGGCGGTATTGCCATCGGCGTTTTGAATGCTGTTTTGCGCCTGGGTCAGGTGACCGGTCCCATCCTGTTTGGATGGCTTTTTATCACCTTGGGGTCAGATTCAGGTATTGCCGTAACAGCAGCGGCCTACCTGATTTTTACCCTGATCTTTATATTTATAGGTTAA
- a CDS encoding alanine racemase, which yields MSHLLLNLERLRHNIRFLSRHCREHHLGITGIIKDPCADQKIISQMMDLGFENIGISKVPECPITNPIFFKRPIYITLPSIHELPAIVQHFDTSFNSEITVIEQLNQTAIAMNCSHSILLMVDTGDLREGVMPDQVVDTVRKIHQISPQNIKFAGIGTNLGCCAGTLPDAHNLGIISELADQIEFELDVEVKTVSVGGSVVLKWMQHDQLPSRINNIRLGESVFLGTIPTINQVHPDLNTRVVTFTSDILEIQEKRVMPPQRSGKDALGGKPQFGRQGIRKRAILNFGICDTCPSGLTALIPGIQIVSVNSNYTLADITDCSHPFKVGDFVDFTMNYQAFLQSLISPFTQIRYLE from the coding sequence ATGAGCCACCTACTACTGAACCTGGAGAGACTGCGTCACAACATCCGTTTTCTGTCTCGGCACTGCAGGGAACATCACCTGGGCATCACCGGAATTATCAAAGACCCTTGTGCAGACCAAAAGATAATCAGTCAGATGATGGACTTAGGTTTTGAAAACATTGGAATATCAAAGGTGCCTGAATGCCCAATAACAAACCCGATCTTTTTTAAGAGGCCCATATACATTACCCTGCCATCAATCCATGAACTACCTGCTATTGTTCAGCATTTCGATACAAGTTTCAATTCTGAAATAACCGTTATTGAACAACTCAACCAAACCGCCATTGCCATGAATTGTTCCCACAGCATTCTTTTAATGGTGGACACCGGTGACTTACGGGAAGGTGTGATGCCCGACCAGGTGGTGGATACCGTGCGTAAAATTCACCAAATCAGCCCCCAAAATATTAAATTTGCAGGCATCGGTACCAATTTGGGATGTTGTGCCGGCACCCTGCCGGATGCACACAATCTTGGAATCATCTCCGAACTGGCGGATCAGATTGAATTTGAACTCGACGTTGAGGTCAAAACCGTGTCCGTGGGTGGCTCCGTAGTGCTCAAATGGATGCAGCACGACCAGCTTCCCAGCCGAATCAACAATATACGGTTAGGAGAGTCCGTATTTTTAGGCACCATCCCCACCATAAATCAGGTGCATCCGGATCTGAATACCCGGGTAGTCACATTCACAAGCGATATCCTTGAGATACAGGAAAAACGAGTGATGCCGCCCCAACGAAGCGGCAAGGATGCTTTGGGCGGCAAGCCTCAATTTGGCCGCCAGGGCATACGCAAACGCGCGATTCTCAATTTCGGCATTTGCGATACCTGCCCGTCGGGATTAACAGCTTTGATCCCGGGTATCCAAATTGTTTCTGTAAACTCCAACTATACCCTGGCAGATATCACGGATTGCAGTCATCCTTTTAAAGTAGGGGATTTTGTAGATTTCACAATGAATTACCAGGCGTTTCTCCAAAGCCTCATATCACCGTTTACCCAAATTCGTTACCTGGAATAA
- a CDS encoding SpoIIE family protein phosphatase: MFSTIKGKILFAVIIVMGISTLLNIFSTHRDVGNAMLAAQQDSALNILHSLDLIIEGDYHNLLREKRSLTLLKRSQLKDTAKIIASVFAGFAAKDKSQDPRDLEQALSWLETAPFDNINYYIIDAQSNITASSNKQVSPLSFKSLNDVKHRNIAQVMQFENLTQRGDFAAFNLDQSQENASVLAYFTPFTPWSLTIGVSVDISRIQALAEKQEKQITSSLTDYTQGLKIADSGFVYIFEESGAALIPNQKSKSRAMSTVVNQLTGNLINDDIRQNASAEFSHFRYLPDNPDKNAREMIAYCYYFKPFKWYISVIIPLQEIKLPAQQLVIRQSLIIVMMSMAGLVAIIIIIGRIATPLQRLSSYARKIPKLDFTKPMEKSTPVDDLPEKYKDEVGNLAASFILMRHELSRNIQDLINITATRQRIESELGIAREIQMGMVPKTFPGLLEFDQIDLYATLQPAKEVGGDLYDFFQLDDDHVVFTLGDVSDKGVPAALFMVVTRTLIRVFSGKDVSPARMMTSINNVLSSDNPRTMFVTLVIGTLNIRTGQVIYANGGHNPPIITTRDGARFIESKKEPLVGAMPGMIYSDSTLTLSNGQGFMLYTDGVNEAMNTEGEPFSNQRMIDEVSNNRDLPSETIVLNLLERIKKHAGAASQSDDIAMLMIKFHK, from the coding sequence ATGTTCTCAACGATTAAGGGAAAAATTTTATTTGCTGTTATTATAGTCATGGGGATCTCTACCCTGCTCAACATCTTTTCCACCCACCGGGATGTGGGTAACGCCATGCTGGCAGCCCAGCAGGATTCAGCTTTGAACATTCTGCACTCCCTGGATTTGATTATTGAAGGAGATTACCACAATCTTCTGAGAGAAAAGCGCTCACTCACTCTTTTAAAACGCAGCCAGTTAAAAGACACGGCCAAAATTATCGCATCGGTATTTGCAGGTTTTGCAGCCAAGGATAAATCACAGGATCCCCGCGACCTTGAACAGGCACTGTCCTGGCTTGAAACAGCTCCCTTCGATAATATAAACTATTATATTATCGATGCACAATCCAATATAACGGCATCTTCCAACAAACAGGTATCGCCCCTTTCGTTCAAGTCATTAAACGACGTCAAGCACAGAAACATAGCCCAGGTCATGCAGTTTGAAAACCTGACCCAAAGGGGAGATTTTGCAGCTTTCAACCTTGACCAAAGCCAGGAAAACGCGTCAGTGTTGGCGTATTTCACACCATTTACACCTTGGTCACTGACCATCGGTGTATCCGTTGATATCAGCCGAATCCAGGCTCTGGCGGAAAAACAAGAAAAACAAATCACATCTTCTTTGACCGATTATACCCAGGGCCTGAAAATTGCCGATAGCGGTTTTGTGTATATTTTTGAGGAATCAGGTGCGGCACTCATTCCCAACCAGAAAAGTAAGTCCCGGGCAATGAGTACCGTGGTCAATCAACTGACTGGAAATCTCATCAATGACGATATCCGTCAAAATGCGTCCGCTGAATTTTCACACTTTCGTTATCTGCCGGACAACCCGGATAAAAACGCAAGGGAAATGATCGCCTATTGTTATTATTTCAAACCTTTCAAGTGGTACATCAGTGTCATCATCCCTTTACAGGAAATCAAACTGCCGGCCCAACAACTGGTTATCCGGCAGAGCCTGATTATCGTGATGATGTCCATGGCAGGTCTTGTCGCTATTATCATCATCATAGGCCGAATTGCGACGCCGTTGCAAAGATTGTCATCCTATGCCAGAAAAATTCCGAAATTAGATTTCACCAAACCAATGGAAAAATCAACGCCGGTGGACGATCTGCCTGAAAAATACAAAGATGAGGTAGGCAATCTGGCGGCCTCATTTATCCTTATGCGCCACGAGCTAAGCCGGAACATCCAGGATCTGATCAACATTACTGCAACCAGACAGCGCATTGAAAGTGAACTGGGCATAGCCAGGGAAATCCAGATGGGCATGGTGCCTAAAACTTTTCCGGGACTGCTTGAATTTGATCAGATAGATCTGTATGCAACGTTGCAACCGGCCAAGGAAGTTGGAGGAGATCTGTATGATTTTTTCCAGCTCGATGATGACCATGTCGTTTTTACGTTAGGAGATGTTTCCGACAAGGGTGTTCCTGCAGCCCTGTTCATGGTAGTCACCCGAACCCTTATCCGGGTGTTCAGTGGAAAAGATGTATCACCTGCACGGATGATGACCAGTATCAACAACGTTCTAAGCTCCGATAACCCCCGCACCATGTTTGTGACCCTTGTCATTGGGACCTTGAATATTCGCACAGGCCAGGTTATATATGCCAATGGCGGTCACAACCCGCCCATTATTACGACCCGTGACGGGGCACGTTTCATAGAAAGCAAAAAAGAACCCCTTGTCGGTGCCATGCCCGGCATGATTTATTCGGACAGTACCCTGACCCTTAGCAATGGACAGGGCTTCATGTTATATACGGATGGTGTGAACGAAGCCATGAACACGGAAGGAGAGCCGTTTTCAAATCAACGAATGATTGATGAAGTGTCAAACAACAGGGATCTGCCGTCGGAGACGATTGTACTCAATCTTTTAGAGCGTATCAAAAAACATGCCGGCGCTGCTTCCCAGTCCGATGATATTGCCATGCTGATGATAAAATTCCATAAATAA
- a CDS encoding ATP-binding protein produces the protein METKTFKPEIESVCSIQEFVKSALCLEPANKNKCFAIDLIIEELIINITTYGIKDLKTGFIAVCTGIEDEAVFIGITDNGPAFNPLEQKDPDIFLPLEYRQPGGLGIYLVKQFVKDIRYERRDHKNLIRLWLA, from the coding sequence ATGGAAACAAAAACGTTTAAACCTGAAATTGAATCTGTTTGCAGTATCCAGGAATTCGTTAAGTCTGCGCTTTGTTTGGAACCGGCCAATAAAAATAAATGCTTTGCAATTGATCTTATCATTGAAGAGCTGATTATAAACATTACAACTTACGGGATCAAAGATTTAAAGACCGGGTTTATCGCCGTTTGTACCGGCATTGAGGATGAAGCCGTGTTTATTGGGATCACGGATAATGGTCCTGCATTTAATCCACTTGAACAAAAAGACCCTGATATATTTCTGCCCCTTGAATACAGACAACCGGGGGGACTTGGCATTTACCTTGTAAAACAATTTGTAAAAGATATCCGGTATGAGAGAAGGGATCATAAAAATTTAATACGTCTTTGGCTTGCTTGA
- a CDS encoding STAS domain-containing protein — protein MDINIDERPDALVVSVAGKIDASNSPKVEKEIATYTASVQKVVILDLLGMEYMSSAGLRVVLVFAKNLKAKGQDLIISGLQGHVKDVFELSGLYSIFKIFQTVEDALNSIYQ, from the coding sequence ATGGATATCAACATAGATGAACGTCCTGATGCGCTTGTTGTTTCCGTTGCAGGGAAAATAGATGCATCTAATTCCCCAAAGGTTGAAAAAGAGATTGCGACATACACGGCATCCGTTCAGAAAGTTGTGATCCTGGACCTTTTGGGGATGGAATATATGAGCAGTGCAGGACTCAGGGTCGTTCTTGTATTTGCCAAAAATCTTAAAGCAAAGGGACAGGATCTCATTATTTCAGGTCTACAGGGGCATGTCAAAGATGTGTTTGAATTGTCAGGGCTTTATTCCATTTTTAAAATATTTCAAACCGTTGAAGATGCATTGAACTCTATTTACCAATGA
- a CDS encoding DUF3124 domain-containing protein: protein MMKKIYFPGYPMLLIGLLLWTTGTAFTQEAPSLSKGQKVYIPAYSHIYTGNRQIPSLLTVTLSIRNTDMTHGIKIISVDYYDTKGVLIKQYLPSPVFLKAFGSVRYVVDYDDKTGGSGANFIVEWQSKNAVNPPIMETIMIGSRSSFTSRGQVLIGK from the coding sequence ATGATGAAAAAAATATACTTCCCGGGCTATCCAATGTTACTGATTGGCCTGCTGTTGTGGACAACAGGAACGGCATTTACCCAGGAAGCCCCATCTCTGTCAAAGGGGCAAAAAGTTTATATCCCCGCATATTCACATATTTACACGGGGAACAGACAAATTCCTTCGCTTTTAACCGTTACTTTAAGCATCCGCAATACTGACATGACCCACGGCATCAAAATTATATCCGTAGATTACTACGACACCAAGGGTGTGCTTATAAAACAATACCTGCCTTCACCTGTTTTTCTCAAGGCCTTTGGATCCGTTCGCTATGTCGTGGACTATGATGACAAGACCGGAGGGTCCGGGGCGAATTTTATTGTTGAATGGCAATCTAAAAATGCTGTGAATCCACCTATTATGGAAACCATCATGATTGGATCGAGGTCTTCTTTTACATCCCGGGGGCAGGTCCTCATTGGTAAATAG